The following coding sequences are from one Tolumonas lignilytica window:
- a CDS encoding CTP synthase: MTTKYIFVTGGVVSSLGKGIAAASLAAVLEARGLKVTMLKLDPYINVDPGTMSPIQHGEVFVTEDGAETDLDLGHYERFIRTKMSRRNNFTTGRVYSDVLRKERRGDYLGATIQVIPHITNAIKERVIAGADGHDVAVVEVGGTVGDIESLPFLEAIRQLAVDIGRNNALFMHLTLVPYLAASGEVKTKPTQHSVKELLSIGIQPDILICRSDRSIPANERAKIALFCNVPERAVVSLKDVDSIYKIPALLKSQGLDQLVVDRFGLQCDEANLAEWEQVIYQEANPTGEVTIGMVGKYVSLPDAYKSVNEALKHGGLKNRLSVNIKYIDSQDLETKGLEVLEGLDAILVPGGFGERGVEGKILAAQYARENKIPYLGICLGMQVALIEYARHVAGMDGAHSTEFKRDTPYPVVGLITEWIDEEGKVEVRSEGSDLGGTMRLGSQLCHLAEGSKVRALYGHDTIQERHRHRYEVNNTLLPKIEAAGLKVTGLSADKKLVEIVENPDHPWFVAVQFHPEFTSTPRDGHPLFEGFIKAAGEYMKRHLN, encoded by the coding sequence ATGACGACTAAATATATTTTCGTGACAGGCGGGGTGGTTTCATCCTTGGGTAAAGGTATCGCGGCAGCCTCACTGGCGGCGGTGCTGGAAGCGCGTGGTTTAAAAGTAACCATGCTGAAACTCGATCCGTACATCAACGTTGATCCGGGCACCATGAGTCCAATTCAGCATGGTGAAGTATTTGTCACGGAAGATGGCGCCGAAACCGATCTGGATTTAGGTCATTACGAGCGTTTTATCCGCACCAAAATGTCCCGTCGTAACAACTTTACTACTGGCCGCGTCTATTCCGATGTATTACGGAAAGAGCGCCGTGGCGACTACTTAGGTGCAACCATTCAGGTTATTCCTCATATCACTAATGCCATTAAAGAGCGGGTTATTGCCGGCGCTGATGGTCATGATGTCGCGGTCGTTGAAGTTGGCGGCACCGTCGGTGATATCGAATCACTGCCATTTCTGGAAGCAATCCGTCAGTTAGCCGTCGACATCGGCCGTAACAACGCCCTGTTTATGCATCTGACACTGGTGCCATATCTGGCTGCTTCCGGTGAAGTGAAAACCAAACCAACACAACATTCAGTGAAAGAGCTGCTGTCAATCGGTATTCAGCCCGATATTCTGATCTGCCGCTCCGATCGCTCTATTCCGGCTAATGAACGCGCGAAGATTGCGTTGTTCTGTAACGTACCGGAGCGTGCCGTCGTATCATTAAAAGACGTTGATTCTATTTACAAAATTCCGGCATTGCTGAAGTCGCAAGGGCTGGATCAGCTGGTCGTTGATCGCTTTGGCTTGCAATGTGACGAAGCCAATCTGGCTGAGTGGGAACAGGTTATTTATCAGGAAGCTAATCCAACGGGTGAAGTCACCATTGGTATGGTCGGTAAATATGTGTCCTTGCCTGATGCCTACAAGTCAGTCAACGAAGCACTGAAACACGGCGGTCTGAAAAATCGCCTGAGTGTCAACATCAAGTATATTGATTCGCAAGATCTGGAAACCAAAGGTCTGGAGGTACTGGAAGGCTTAGATGCCATTCTGGTTCCGGGTGGTTTCGGTGAACGTGGCGTCGAAGGCAAGATTCTGGCGGCGCAATATGCCCGCGAAAACAAAATCCCTTATCTGGGTATCTGTCTGGGGATGCAGGTTGCGTTGATCGAATATGCGCGCCATGTAGCCGGTATGGACGGAGCCCACTCTACCGAATTTAAACGTGATACACCTTACCCGGTCGTGGGTCTGATCACTGAGTGGATCGACGAAGAAGGGAAAGTTGAGGTGCGCTCTGAAGGTTCTGATCTGGGTGGTACGATGCGTCTTGGGTCGCAATTGTGTCATCTGGCAGAAGGTTCAAAAGTTCGTGCGTTGTATGGCCATGACACCATTCAGGAACGTCACCGTCACCGTTACGAAGTAAATAATACCTTGCTGCCAAAAATTGAAGCCGCAGGTTTGAAAGTAACTGGTTTGTCGGCAGATAAGAAATTGGTTGAGATTGTTGAAAATCCTGATCACCCATGGTTTGTGGCAGTGCAATTCCATCCGGAATTTACTTCCACTCCACGTGATGGGCATCCGCTGTTTGAAGGTTTTATTAAAGCCGCAGGGGAGTACATGAAGAGACACCTAAACTAA
- the mazG gene encoding nucleoside triphosphate pyrophosphohydrolase, with the protein MSPTYPMQELLALMQQLRDPEKGCPWDKKQTLQSLTAYTIEEAYEVVESIEQNDLTGLKSELGDLLFQVVFYSQLAQEQGLFNFQDVVHTISEKLVRRHPHVFADKEFADTAAVNANWEAEKAKERQEKDAASTSVLDDIPQSLPALMRAAKIQKRCATVGFDWQELPPVIEKIHEELDEVLAEVNRPEVDKNALAEELGDLLFANVNLVRHLGFDPEKILRAGNHKFERRFRALEQTIHAQGRTVQACSLDELETVWQQVKQME; encoded by the coding sequence ATGTCACCGACTTATCCCATGCAAGAACTTCTGGCATTGATGCAACAATTACGCGATCCCGAAAAAGGCTGCCCGTGGGATAAAAAACAGACCTTGCAGAGTCTGACGGCGTATACCATCGAAGAGGCCTATGAAGTCGTAGAAAGCATCGAACAGAACGATCTGACCGGACTGAAATCAGAGCTGGGTGATCTGCTCTTTCAAGTAGTGTTTTATTCACAACTGGCACAAGAACAAGGGCTATTCAATTTTCAGGATGTGGTGCATACCATCAGTGAAAAGCTGGTGCGTCGTCATCCGCATGTGTTTGCCGATAAAGAGTTTGCTGATACGGCTGCAGTGAATGCCAACTGGGAAGCAGAAAAAGCCAAAGAACGTCAGGAGAAAGATGCCGCATCGACCAGCGTTCTGGATGACATTCCTCAGAGTTTACCGGCCCTGATGCGCGCAGCAAAAATTCAGAAACGGTGCGCAACCGTAGGGTTTGACTGGCAGGAATTACCTCCGGTGATTGAAAAGATCCACGAGGAATTGGATGAAGTGCTCGCAGAAGTGAATCGACCAGAGGTTGATAAAAATGCGCTGGCTGAAGAGCTGGGTGATCTATTATTTGCTAATGTTAATCTGGTTCGCCATCTCGGATTTGACCCGGAAAAAATACTGCGTGCCGGTAATCATAAATTTGAACGTCGTTTCCGGGCTTTGGAGCAGACAATTCATGCCCAGGGGCGGACGGTGCAAGCCTGTTCGCTGGATGAATTAGAGACCGTTTGGCAACAAGTCAAACAAATGGAGTGA
- the relA gene encoding GTP diphosphokinase, translating into MVAVRDTHLKTGFDFNNWMTTLELPAADKTALLSVFEYCHHRIEDESEQQRLSKRSAEMIGILLTLHMDMDTLKAATLFPLIEPGYLTVEQATADFGDVISRLLLGVVDIDAIRFLQHINSATVSDTQVDNVRRMLLAMVEDVRAVVIKLAERIACLREVKNATEETRVLVAKEISNIYAPLANRLGIGQLKWELEDLSFRYLHPDIYKQIAKLLDEKRLDRERYIQQFVADTKQALRDAGIEAEVYGRPKHIYSIWRKMQKKNLNFSDLYDVRAVRVVTKRLQDCYAALGIIHTHWHHIPREFDDYVANPKPNGYQSIHTVVLGPEGKTVEIQIRTEQMHQESELGVAAHWKYKEGMQAGKNAAYEDRIAWLRKLLAWQEDMVESGSLVDELRTQVFEDRVYVFTPKGDVVDLPAGATPLDFAYQVHSMIGHRCIGAKIDGRIVPFTYQLQTGDQIEIITQKEPNPSRDWMNPNLTFLRTSRARAKVAAWFRKLDRDKNILAGRELLDKEVERHGFNLSRDELASAVKEFYTRLSLMEFDDLLAGLGSGEVRINQLMNFLEQKLNKPTAEEEDRRLLEQLENKTQHRMKNTKPGKGHIVVQGVGNLMTHVARCCQPIPGDSIIGFITQGRGISIHRDDCEQFKELSRRNPERIIDAIWGENYSGGYELTVRITANDRSGLLRDITTIIANEKINVLGMRSRSNVKQQTADIDIDMEIYNIETLNRMLAKINQMNDVVSAKRL; encoded by the coding sequence ATGGTTGCAGTGCGTGATACTCACCTGAAAACGGGTTTTGACTTCAATAACTGGATGACAACACTGGAGCTGCCCGCAGCGGATAAAACAGCTCTGTTATCGGTCTTTGAATATTGTCATCACCGAATTGAAGATGAGAGCGAACAGCAACGCCTGTCCAAACGCAGCGCGGAAATGATCGGCATTCTGCTGACGCTGCATATGGATATGGATACGCTCAAGGCGGCTACCCTATTCCCGTTGATCGAACCCGGTTATCTGACGGTGGAGCAAGCCACGGCAGATTTTGGTGATGTGATCAGCCGCTTATTGCTGGGGGTGGTGGATATTGACGCGATCCGCTTCCTGCAACATATCAACAGTGCCACCGTATCAGACACACAGGTCGATAATGTGCGTCGCATGTTGCTGGCCATGGTGGAAGATGTGCGGGCGGTGGTGATCAAACTTGCAGAGCGTATCGCCTGTCTGCGGGAAGTGAAAAACGCCACGGAAGAAACCCGGGTGCTGGTGGCCAAAGAGATCTCCAATATCTATGCGCCGTTGGCCAACCGTTTAGGTATCGGTCAGTTGAAATGGGAGCTGGAAGATCTCTCGTTCCGCTATCTGCATCCGGATATCTATAAGCAGATTGCCAAATTGCTGGATGAAAAGCGGCTTGATCGGGAGCGCTATATCCAGCAATTCGTGGCCGACACCAAACAGGCATTACGGGATGCCGGTATTGAAGCCGAGGTGTATGGCCGTCCGAAACACATCTACAGCATCTGGCGTAAGATGCAGAAGAAAAACCTGAATTTCTCCGATTTGTATGATGTGCGGGCGGTGCGTGTGGTCACGAAACGCCTGCAGGATTGTTATGCCGCACTCGGTATCATTCATACCCACTGGCATCATATTCCGCGTGAGTTCGACGACTATGTGGCCAACCCGAAACCGAATGGTTATCAGTCGATTCATACCGTCGTACTGGGGCCGGAAGGGAAAACCGTCGAGATCCAGATCCGCACCGAACAGATGCATCAGGAATCCGAACTCGGCGTTGCCGCACACTGGAAATATAAAGAGGGGATGCAGGCCGGTAAAAATGCCGCCTATGAAGACCGCATTGCCTGGTTGCGTAAACTGCTGGCCTGGCAGGAAGACATGGTTGAATCCGGCTCATTGGTTGATGAGCTGCGTACTCAGGTGTTTGAAGATCGTGTCTACGTCTTTACCCCGAAAGGCGACGTGGTTGACTTGCCAGCCGGTGCTACGCCGCTGGATTTCGCGTATCAGGTGCACAGCATGATCGGCCACCGTTGTATCGGTGCCAAGATTGACGGGCGCATTGTCCCGTTCACCTATCAACTGCAAACCGGTGATCAAATTGAGATCATCACGCAGAAAGAGCCGAACCCCAGCCGCGACTGGATGAACCCGAACCTGACTTTCCTGCGCACCAGTCGGGCGCGTGCCAAGGTCGCTGCCTGGTTCCGTAAACTGGATCGCGATAAGAACATTCTGGCCGGTCGGGAACTACTCGATAAAGAGGTGGAACGGCATGGCTTTAATCTTTCCCGTGATGAATTAGCCTCGGCGGTGAAAGAGTTCTATACCCGTCTCAGCCTGATGGAATTTGATGATCTGCTGGCGGGTTTGGGTTCTGGTGAAGTTCGCATCAATCAGTTGATGAACTTCCTGGAACAGAAGCTGAATAAACCGACTGCAGAAGAAGAAGATCGTCGTCTGCTGGAACAGCTGGAAAATAAAACCCAGCACCGGATGAAAAACACCAAACCGGGTAAGGGACATATCGTTGTGCAGGGGGTGGGCAATCTGATGACGCACGTTGCCCGCTGCTGCCAGCCGATCCCCGGTGACAGTATTATTGGTTTTATCACGCAAGGCCGGGGGATTTCCATCCACCGGGATGATTGCGAGCAGTTCAAAGAACTGAGCCGCCGGAATCCGGAGCGGATCATTGATGCCATCTGGGGTGAAAACTATTCCGGTGGTTATGAGCTGACGGTGCGTATCACCGCCAACGATCGCTCAGGGTTACTGCGAGACATCACCACCATTATTGCCAACGAAAAAATCAATGTACTGGGCATGCGCAGCCGTTCCAACGTCAAACAGCAAACGGCCGATATCGATATTGATATGGAAATTTACAATATCGAAACCCTGAACCGCATGCTGGCGAAGATCAACCAGATGAACGATGTCGTCAGCGCCAAACGTCTTTAA
- the rlmD gene encoding 23S rRNA (uracil(1939)-C(5))-methyltransferase RlmD, producing the protein MVQFFKPQPKALPSQAVEITIDNLDHHLTGVGRYQGKACFVEGVLPGEKVRVQITEQKKQYAHGRLRQVLTPSAARLEPFCPAFHQCGGCNAQMMPQQVQCQAKQDGVQRLFRQLAKIELPAPLWIANSPPQAYRRVCRLAVKYEKSQRAVQVGFRQKQSQALVEIEGCPVLTPALSVLISPLRSMLNTLSSYRDIGHIELYDTESGLAMLVRHNGKPSTKDKEILLAFAQQHESVLYLQTTGYPEALTDVPPSFYELNDQRFYFQPGDFLQVNAAVNQRLVQHVCDWLAPQTTDRVLDLFCGVGNFTLPLARYAASVTGIEGVDEMVQRATHNANQNQLVNTEFHRADLTKMAEYANAAWQQQCYDLILLDPGRTGAEEVMPWLAKSKARRIVYVSCNPVTAARDCALLQSGYTLKQWGLLDMFPHTGHVESLFLFEQK; encoded by the coding sequence ATGGTTCAGTTTTTCAAACCCCAACCTAAAGCACTGCCTTCTCAGGCGGTAGAGATAACCATCGATAATCTGGATCACCACCTGACTGGTGTGGGTCGTTATCAAGGCAAAGCCTGTTTTGTCGAAGGAGTGTTGCCTGGCGAAAAGGTCAGAGTGCAAATCACCGAACAGAAAAAACAGTATGCGCATGGCCGGCTACGTCAGGTGTTGACGCCATCGGCAGCGCGTCTGGAACCTTTTTGCCCGGCCTTTCATCAATGTGGTGGCTGTAACGCCCAAATGATGCCGCAGCAAGTGCAATGTCAAGCCAAACAAGACGGCGTACAACGTTTGTTCCGGCAATTGGCCAAAATTGAACTGCCTGCACCACTCTGGATCGCAAATAGCCCACCGCAGGCCTACCGTCGTGTTTGTCGCTTGGCGGTAAAATATGAAAAGAGCCAGCGTGCCGTACAAGTCGGTTTCCGGCAAAAACAGAGTCAGGCATTGGTGGAAATCGAAGGTTGTCCGGTGTTGACGCCAGCCTTGTCCGTACTCATCAGCCCACTACGTAGCATGCTGAACACACTCAGTTCGTATCGTGATATCGGTCATATTGAGCTGTATGACACCGAAAGCGGGCTCGCCATGCTGGTTCGGCATAACGGCAAACCTTCGACGAAAGATAAAGAGATCCTGCTGGCTTTTGCACAACAGCATGAGAGTGTGCTGTATCTGCAAACAACCGGTTATCCGGAAGCGTTAACCGACGTGCCACCGAGTTTCTATGAGTTGAATGACCAGCGATTTTATTTCCAACCCGGCGATTTCCTGCAGGTCAACGCGGCAGTCAATCAACGTCTGGTGCAGCATGTCTGCGACTGGCTGGCCCCTCAGACAACTGATCGTGTACTGGATCTGTTTTGCGGGGTAGGGAATTTCACCTTGCCACTGGCACGCTATGCGGCTTCGGTGACTGGCATTGAAGGGGTTGACGAAATGGTGCAGCGGGCCACTCACAATGCCAACCAGAATCAATTGGTCAATACCGAATTTCATCGCGCCGATCTGACAAAAATGGCGGAATATGCCAACGCAGCCTGGCAACAACAATGTTATGATCTGATACTGTTGGATCCGGGGCGGACCGGAGCCGAAGAGGTCATGCCATGGTTGGCAAAAAGTAAAGCCCGCCGGATCGTGTATGTTTCTTGCAATCCGGTAACGGCGGCACGTGACTGTGCACTGTTACAGTCGGGTTATACATTAAAACAATGGGGATTACTGGACATGTTCCCGCATACCGGGCATGTCGAATCTCTCTTCTTGTTTGAACAAAAATAA
- the barA gene encoding two-component sensor histidine kinase BarA — protein MTKYGLRARVLAFTIIPTLLIGTLLAGYFIFHRHQQIENFMIEQGTSVIEPLAIASEYGLTRSSREDLRRLISTSHRRNSPLIKSIAIFTKDNNLFVTSNFHRDFMQMRLPDGHSIPELTSVQHVDDYIILRTPIFAENSLSETSLQTSSTPEIIGYMAIQLNIDRSVIAQYRDTATAIFIVLLGLIMSLFFGLNLVHVVIEPINRMVRAVYHIREGRLDTRVRGKMDGELDMLKNGINAMAKAISEYHNEMQQSIDQATSDLRETLEQIEIQNVELDMAKKRAQEAARIKSEFLANMSHELRTPLNGVIGFTRQLFKTQLSLHQHDYLNTIEHSAKNLLSIINDILDFSKLEAGKLTLENIPFNIREMVNDTVTLLAPSAHDKKLELSLLVNQPLPDLVAGDPLRLQQIVTNIVGNAIKFTEQGMVNLQVSTLRLAEPHKVLLQFRIRDTGIGMDNEQLMRLFQPFIQGDSSISRRYGGTGLGLVISQKLIEQMNGAMQVHSEPNQGSEFTISIPLELVSEEQNIPAEQMTLAGKKVLLSEKALWSREACLSLLHEWQMEVVQTIDEQPQDDGEYYAMVVGFPPDTAIEQIQSTVTRCLQQYRLEKLIVLINSSDPTLHEHLMQNNKIYSLSKPVIHSKLLQSLLQPLPPAQTLTVPVEVQKARLPLRILAVDDNPANLKLIMALLNDLVEEVHSCQDGHQAVSLAEKDRFDIIFMDVQMPLMDGIQASQIIHRNPLNKRTPIIAVTAHASPGERERLMSSGMDEYLSKPIDEIQLKRLLLQFSHLQPVVTLGPKFIDWDLALEKTKGNAKLAEEMLQMLVASFDEIRPLLEASAAGTECAELLDAIHKLRGGAAYCGVPQLQRSCAELEQGLRSGISCSAFEPELLELLDIIDAIKTESAQWLAQAGH, from the coding sequence ATGACGAAATATGGCCTGCGCGCCCGCGTTCTGGCGTTTACTATTATACCCACTCTGCTTATCGGTACATTGTTAGCCGGTTATTTTATTTTTCACCGGCATCAGCAGATTGAAAATTTTATGATTGAACAGGGTACCAGTGTCATTGAACCTCTGGCGATAGCCAGTGAGTATGGCCTGACCCGTTCCAGTCGCGAAGATTTACGCCGGCTGATCAGCACCAGCCACCGACGAAATTCGCCGCTCATCAAATCCATTGCCATCTTCACGAAAGACAACAATCTGTTTGTCACCTCCAATTTTCATCGTGATTTTATGCAAATGCGTCTGCCGGATGGACACAGCATTCCTGAGCTCACCAGCGTTCAGCACGTCGATGACTATATCATTCTGCGCACGCCTATTTTTGCCGAAAACAGTTTGAGTGAAACCTCATTACAAACCAGCAGTACGCCAGAAATCATCGGCTACATGGCCATCCAATTGAATATCGATCGCTCGGTCATTGCGCAATACCGCGATACCGCCACCGCGATTTTTATTGTTCTGCTTGGCCTGATCATGAGTCTGTTCTTTGGCCTGAATCTGGTACATGTGGTGATCGAGCCGATCAATCGCATGGTGCGGGCGGTATATCACATTCGTGAAGGCCGTCTGGATACCCGCGTACGCGGCAAGATGGATGGCGAACTGGATATGCTGAAAAACGGTATCAACGCGATGGCAAAAGCGATCAGCGAATACCACAACGAAATGCAGCAGAGTATCGATCAGGCCACCTCCGATTTACGTGAAACGCTTGAGCAAATCGAGATCCAGAACGTTGAACTGGACATGGCGAAAAAGCGAGCTCAAGAAGCGGCACGCATCAAATCAGAATTTCTGGCCAACATGTCGCATGAGCTGCGCACACCACTCAACGGGGTCATCGGTTTTACCCGCCAGTTGTTTAAAACCCAGCTCAGCCTGCATCAGCATGACTATCTGAACACCATTGAACATTCAGCAAAGAATTTACTCAGCATCATCAACGATATTCTCGATTTCTCTAAATTAGAGGCGGGAAAACTGACACTGGAAAATATTCCCTTCAATATCCGGGAAATGGTCAATGACACCGTCACCCTGCTTGCACCTTCCGCGCACGATAAAAAACTGGAATTGTCGTTGCTGGTTAACCAGCCGCTTCCGGATCTGGTGGCTGGCGATCCGCTGCGGCTGCAGCAAATCGTAACCAATATCGTCGGCAATGCGATCAAGTTTACCGAACAGGGGATGGTCAATCTTCAGGTCAGCACACTGCGCCTGGCAGAGCCGCACAAGGTCTTGTTGCAATTTCGCATTCGGGATACCGGGATAGGCATGGACAATGAACAGCTCATGCGGCTATTCCAGCCTTTTATTCAAGGCGACAGCTCCATTTCCCGCCGTTACGGTGGCACCGGGCTGGGCTTGGTCATCAGCCAGAAACTGATTGAACAGATGAATGGCGCCATGCAGGTTCACTCAGAACCTAATCAAGGTTCTGAATTCACCATCAGTATCCCGTTGGAGCTGGTATCTGAAGAGCAGAATATTCCTGCGGAACAGATGACATTGGCCGGCAAAAAAGTGCTGTTGTCTGAAAAGGCACTCTGGAGCCGGGAAGCCTGCTTAAGCCTGTTGCATGAATGGCAGATGGAGGTTGTACAGACGATCGACGAGCAGCCACAGGATGACGGCGAGTATTACGCCATGGTGGTGGGCTTTCCGCCTGATACGGCCATCGAGCAGATACAATCGACGGTGACGCGCTGCCTGCAACAATATCGTCTGGAAAAGCTGATTGTCCTAATCAACTCCAGCGATCCGACGCTGCATGAACATTTAATGCAGAATAATAAAATTTATTCGCTCAGCAAACCGGTGATCCACAGCAAGCTGTTACAGTCTTTATTACAACCGCTTCCCCCTGCTCAGACATTGACGGTACCGGTCGAAGTACAAAAAGCCCGATTGCCGCTGCGGATCTTGGCTGTCGATGATAATCCGGCGAACCTCAAGCTAATTATGGCGTTGCTCAATGACTTAGTGGAAGAGGTGCATTCGTGTCAGGATGGGCATCAGGCGGTTTCGCTGGCAGAAAAGGATCGCTTCGACATCATCTTCATGGACGTCCAGATGCCGCTCATGGATGGTATCCAGGCCAGTCAGATCATTCATCGCAATCCATTGAATAAACGTACGCCCATCATTGCCGTCACTGCGCATGCCTCGCCCGGTGAACGCGAGCGTTTAATGAGTAGCGGCATGGACGAATACCTGTCCAAACCGATTGATGAAATCCAGTTGAAACGGCTGCTGCTGCAATTCAGCCATCTCCAGCCAGTCGTGACTCTCGGGCCGAAATTCATTGATTGGGATCTGGCACTGGAGAAAACGAAAGGCAATGCCAAACTGGCCGAAGAGATGTTGCAGATGTTAGTCGCCAGTTTTGATGAGATCAGGCCGTTACTGGAAGCCTCCGCCGCGGGCACTGAATGTGCCGAATTACTGGATGCTATTCATAAACTTCGTGGCGGAGCGGCTTACTGCGGAGTACCACAATTGCAGCGCAGTTGTGCTGAACTGGAACAAGGCTTGCGCTCCGGGATCAGTTGCAGTGCCTTTGAACCGGAATTGCTGGAGTTGCTGGATATTATTGACGCAATAAAAACAGAGTCAGCCCAATGGCTGGCACAGGCAGGTCACTAG
- a CDS encoding 1-acyl-sn-glycerol-3-phosphate acyltransferase — protein MTTVLDEQDRYKEIRPYNDSEVPAAIERLISDEELISAVARFRFPHAVNYFGWLLKPLIRRALHKRVANVRTVDDVQRQIAHFMEQMIAKTTDGVTYSGLENLQSDKSYLFISNHRDIAMDPAFVNWGLYQCGLDTVRIAIGDNLLRKPCATELMRLNKSFIVKRSAKGPREMAKTFNELSSYIADSLQEGHSIWIAQKEGRAKDGDDRTDPAILKMFHMAGKQKKLGFVEYMQQLNIVPVAISYEYDPGDEAKARELYETSTNGSYQKSEFEDIESIVSGIVGYKGRVHVTIGKPVHDGFETPEELAQVIDRAIHSQYRLFSSNLLAAGIHSTDITAEQQAQFEQRMAAMDSKWRDLAKAMYAQPAVNQQA, from the coding sequence ATGACAACAGTGCTTGATGAACAGGATCGTTATAAAGAGATCCGCCCATATAATGATAGTGAAGTTCCGGCGGCCATTGAGCGCCTGATCAGTGATGAAGAGCTGATCAGCGCTGTGGCCCGTTTTCGTTTTCCGCATGCCGTTAACTATTTCGGCTGGTTGCTGAAACCGTTGATCCGTCGCGCCTTGCATAAACGTGTAGCCAATGTGCGTACGGTCGATGATGTACAGCGGCAGATCGCGCATTTTATGGAACAGATGATTGCGAAGACCACCGATGGAGTGACCTATTCCGGTCTGGAAAATTTGCAATCCGATAAAAGTTATCTGTTTATTTCGAATCACCGTGATATTGCGATGGATCCTGCCTTTGTAAACTGGGGTCTATACCAGTGCGGGCTGGACACGGTACGTATTGCGATCGGCGACAACCTGCTGCGTAAACCTTGTGCTACCGAGCTGATGCGTCTGAACAAAAGTTTTATTGTCAAACGTTCGGCCAAAGGGCCGCGTGAAATGGCAAAGACGTTCAACGAACTCTCTTCTTATATTGCAGATTCATTGCAGGAAGGCCACTCGATCTGGATCGCGCAGAAAGAAGGCCGCGCCAAAGATGGTGATGATCGTACCGATCCGGCCATTCTGAAAATGTTCCACATGGCCGGTAAGCAGAAGAAGCTGGGTTTTGTGGAATATATGCAGCAACTGAATATCGTGCCGGTGGCGATCTCTTACGAATATGATCCGGGGGATGAAGCCAAAGCGCGTGAGCTGTATGAAACGTCAACCAACGGTTCTTATCAGAAGAGCGAGTTTGAAGATATCGAAAGCATTGTCTCAGGCATTGTGGGCTATAAAGGTCGCGTGCATGTGACTATCGGCAAACCCGTGCATGATGGATTCGAAACACCGGAAGAGCTGGCTCAGGTCATTGATCGGGCAATTCACAGCCAGTATCGCTTGTTTTCCTCGAATCTTCTGGCGGCCGGGATCCACTCGACGGACATCACCGCCGAGCAGCAGGCCCAGTTTGAGCAACGGATGGCGGCCATGGATAGCAAATGGCGTGATCTTGCCAAGGCTATGTATGCCCAGCCTGCGGTCAATCAGCAGGCTTGA
- a CDS encoding aspartate/glutamate racemase family protein — protein MKTIGLIGGMSWQSTIPYYQILNESAAEQLGGLHSAKLLLWNMDFEEIASLQRQNRWQEAGAVMAAAAVKLQQAGADAIVICTNTMHKLVPDMLPELQIPILHIADATAMAIQQAGLRKVALLGTRFTMEDSFYVSHLREHYGLEVIVPDAAARQIVHDVIFNELCVGVEKESSRAQYREIMAALVQQGAEGIIFGCTEIPLLVDQSDAAVPVFDTTTLHATYAAKWALASI, from the coding sequence ATGAAAACAATTGGTCTAATTGGTGGTATGAGCTGGCAGTCAACCATTCCCTACTATCAGATCCTGAATGAATCTGCCGCAGAGCAGTTAGGCGGGTTACATTCTGCAAAACTGCTGCTTTGGAACATGGATTTTGAGGAGATCGCCAGTCTGCAACGGCAGAACCGCTGGCAGGAGGCCGGTGCGGTGATGGCGGCGGCGGCCGTGAAATTACAGCAGGCTGGTGCGGACGCAATCGTGATCTGTACCAACACCATGCACAAACTGGTGCCGGATATGTTACCTGAGTTGCAGATCCCGATCCTGCACATCGCGGATGCAACGGCAATGGCCATTCAGCAGGCAGGATTGCGTAAAGTCGCCTTATTAGGAACTCGATTTACCATGGAAGACAGTTTTTATGTTTCTCATTTGCGAGAGCACTATGGTCTTGAGGTGATCGTGCCTGATGCCGCGGCCCGACAGATTGTGCATGATGTGATTTTTAACGAACTGTGTGTCGGGGTGGAAAAAGAAAGCTCCCGGGCGCAATACCGTGAAATCATGGCGGCGCTGGTGCAACAAGGTGCAGAAGGGATCATCTTCGGTTGTACCGAGATCCCGCTGCTGGTGGATCAGTCTGACGCCGCGGTGCCTGTCTTTGATACCACGACATTGCATGCGACTTATGCGGCGAAATGGGCATTGGCATCAATCTAG